A stretch of the Notamacropus eugenii isolate mMacEug1 chromosome 2, mMacEug1.pri_v2, whole genome shotgun sequence genome encodes the following:
- the LOC140522703 gene encoding olfactory receptor 12D3-like, with protein sequence MVVLFIDQHGQNGDGYKTHSSSSYFRELLLGSGSLISLMESKRYHHLQNETTVTEFLLLGLTNIQELEAVLFVIFLTLYLISLAGNGAIVMIINSEPRLHSPMYFFLANLSCLDICYSTVTMPKVLENVLSTHKAISFLGCITQLHFFHFLGSTESILLAIMAFDRFVAICNPLRYLVLMKHQVCLQLATVAWVISFFYALMYSIMTSQLNFCQSHQLNHFLCDVKPLLELACGNTELNQWLLSSLSWNMLQKAMSTCASHFMVVCLFYGPVGFTYIRPVSGSSMAQDRIVAIIYSAITPVLNPLIYTLRNKEVKLAFKKAFGRKCLFLKG encoded by the exons ATGGTTGTTTTATTCATAGACCAGCACGGGCAGAATGGAGATGGATATAAGACACATTCCAGCTCAAGTTATTTCAGAGAACTGCTTCTGGGCTCTGGTTCTTTGATTTCCCTTATGGAGTCAAAGAGATATCACCATTTGCAG AATGAAACTACAGTGACTGAATTTCTTCTGCTGGGCCTGACCAACATTCAGGAGCTGGAAGCTGTTTTGTTTGTAATCTTTCTCACTCTCTACCTCATCAGTCTAGCTGGAAATGGTGCCATTGTGATGATTATCAACTCTGAGCCACGTCTCCACTCCCCCATGTATTTCTTCCTGGCCAATCTCTCCTGCCTAGATATCTGCTACTCCACAGTCACAATGCCCAAGGTGCTAGAGAATGTCCTTTCTACCCATAAAGCCATCTCGTTTCTGGGCTGTATCACCCAgctccatttcttccattttcttggtAGCACAGAGTCCATTTTGTTGGCTATCATGGCTTTTGACCGCTTTGTGGCCATCTGCAACCCACTCCGCTACTTGGTCCTCATGAAACACCAAGTATGTCTTCAATTGGCCACTGTGGCCTGGGTTATCAGTTTCTTTTATGCCTTGATGTATTCTATCATGACTTCACAATTAAACTTCTGTCAGTCCCATCAACTCAACCACTTCTTGTGTGATGTCAAACCCCTTCTGGAATTGGCCTGTGGAAATACAGAGCTCAACCAATGGCTCCTTTCT AGCCTCTCCTGGAACATGCTCCAGAAGGCTATGTCCACATGTGCCTCTCACTTCATGGTGGTCTGTCTTTTCTATGGACCTGTGGGTTTCACCTACATCCGTCCTGTTTCTGGCAGCTCCATGGCACAAGACCGGATAGTTGCCATAATATATAGTGCTATCACTCCAGTATTAAATCCATTGATCTACACACTGAGAAATAAGGAAGTGAAGCTTGCTTTCAAGAAAGCCTTTGGAAGGAAATGTCTTTTTTTGAAAGGTTGA